From the genome of Eremothecium gossypii ATCC 10895 chromosome I, complete sequence:
CAGAGCAGCATTGGCACGCCTCCAGAGGGTCCAGGCAGGGCGCAGAAACCACAATTTATTGATATCAAGGGATTGAGCCCCATTGGCTACAATATCGCCTCGCCCATTAATACGCCTGCTTTTGACGATAATGGCAATTTAATCATGGCCGGCGACCGAAACATGTCCCTTCTCACGCCTAGCGGGCTCTCGTTCCAAGGAGCACCAAGTTTAACGAATACCATATCTTCGGATGGCACAAGTTTGCAGTCTCGGAGCCCTACGCCAGTTGATACAGCAGCAACATTCACGGAGGGGAATCTGAACGCTGTCCAACCTGGCGTCGGCCAATCCGGCGGTGGTGGCTCCATCTCCTCCCCAAGGAGTACGGAATCCATCAATAACAGCGGTGGTTACTTTGCTATCCCCGTAAATCGCTCCCAACCGCAGCGTGATAGTGTGCCGTCTTCCCAAAGCAGAGCAGACAGGGCTCCGCCATCGGGCAGCGTACCCTTACTCCGCGTCACTAGCCAGTCGGGAAATGTGGAGCAGCCAGGAAGGCCGAGTCTCTATAAGCAGACTAGCAGTCCCTCTTTAACGTCAATCAAAAGCAGACAGACACAGTTAGTACTGAAGCACAAGCGGAATCTGTCCTTCCAGTCCCTGGCCGAGATGGTATCAAAGTAGGGAACTGGTCAATAGATATGTGTAATTAAAAGTAACGGCAGTTCTGCCAACCTCTCCACATCCCTGTACTTAAGTGGTCTTACATTACGTATTCATAAATATTCTGTCGATGTGATACAACCCGCGGGAAACTACGAATCCGTTCATTCGATGGGCGAACCAATTTTGAAGAATTGCCGATTACAGTACATTAAACCACCCGTTACTGCGCTGTTTGGAGCATTGTTAGCAGGGCTGAGGATCTCCTCCACCATTCCTACCCATATCTCGTGATCTCCCACTCGGAAGCATCGAATGCATTCGCAGATGAGGACGCGCTCTGCGCTCGCGAGCACCGGAAGCTCCACAGTTCGCGCACCCAGCGCAGGCTTGTCCAGCCCGTGGTCCAAGATCTCATCCTCTACCACAGGCTCCAGTGAGCCGCCCGTGGACGCGCTCGTCTTGTGTAATGCGAAAtcggcgcccgcggccagcgcctcAAAGGGCCTCGTTGGCATCACGCCGGAGTCGGGCCGTCGGATCGCGCCTTTGCTAAACAGTCGCGCCAGCTTGACGCTCTGCTCGGTAGGCGCCATTAGGTGCAGCGCAAACTTGCGCCGTTTATGCAGCTCCTGCGATGTGAAGCTCGGCAGTTGAAGGTTGAACTGGATCATCGGGCGCGGTTGCAGCGCAAGAGATGTGGCGCTCCCCAGGGTCACGCCCTTCATGCTTGATGTCGTGAGAATCATCACCTGGTTCGATATACGGCTCATCGTCTCCTTGAACTTCTGTTGCGTCACATAATGTGAATAATACTGTCTCAGAGCATCCCTTTGCAAGGTGATCACCGACCTGGAAAGCATTCTTCGCCAAAATCCACGGCTACTGTGATTAATATGCTTGCTGACCCAACACTCCCAAATCTAACTTCTGCACTCAGATGAACAAGCCCACGACGGAGCTATCTAATGCCAATTCATGGGAAAGAAGAGCGCTGTAAAAGTCTGATGGGGATATCTCAAATATACTGAAAAACTAAAAAATTGTCACCTCATCGCAGTTCGCAACACAGAAAGCGCCAGTAGTCATAGGAGTCTCAACATGCCAAGGTCAGTTCCAGATATGTCGGAGCTCCTTGTCAAAGGAGTGAAACATGTATATGGTCGAAAAATGAGGAAAACGAGGCCCACTTTGCCGAATGTAGAGTCGCCGCTAGTAACGCATTTCCACCGCTGGGCGGGGAAACGCATAAGACTGTCATTCTTGGCGGCGGAGCTTGGTACGAGAGAGGGGCAACACATTTTGCCAGACTGGAACTTGCGGGGAAATTTATTTGCGGGGCTCCTTGCTGCGCCAATGCGTTGGGACAGGCTGGGAAATCTGCGCGTCCCGAAGAGCTTCCTAATGCAGACGAAAGCGAGGGCGCTGGAGGCACCGTCAGACGGCAAGTTAGTGAAGATCATCAGCGTTGTAGAGGAACGCGGGCCAGGGTCGAGCTCGTACGTGCCGCAGTCGAAGGCCGCGTTGCAGCGTGCGAAACAGGCGATGTTCGTGCCCGttgcgctgcagcagtcCGACATGCGCTACTTCAGCAGCGAGGAGATTGCAGTCGACAAGGATACACTGCTGGCGGAGTACTCTGCGCAATTGATCAGCAAGGTAAAAGAGGGGCTGGAAGTGCTCCTGTCTATGAGTGGGACGTCTCATGAGCGCgtggagctggaggacTGGGATGTGGTGGTTACATACGACCCCGATAATGCAAACGATATAGAACTACGCAAATGCAAGGGCATACCAGGGGATCCAGTTGTGATTATACTCAACATGGGTTGTCTGAAATGCACtgagctggaggagctggtCAATCTGCGGCTGAGGAACCACGAGTACGGACTGGTGCTTAAAGTGCTGAAGAATGAGCGCTTGCTAAAGTTTATGTACAGATTAATAACCTTTTCCAGGTAGCATAGGTTCGGTAGTGTTATAACGGAATGGAAGGCCGTATACCACTGGTGCAGCGCCATTCAAGTATCTCAAATGGCAGACATCGCGAGAAGAAGATACCGCCTCGCTGACATTCAGAAATCGGTCGCGCTGGCTGGGGAAAATTCCCAGCTTCTGGAACATAGCTTCCGTGAAGGCATCGATGTCTTTGTCTGTAACGTCCCACAAGTTTCCAATAACCATTGGCGAGCCGCCGAGTAGATATGAGTAGAGAACGCTAGAAGGTTCCAATTTACCATACTGTTTCATATATGCGGAAGAACATCCTAGCAAGAAGCTGGGCGCCGCGTTGTCTTGCAGCTTTAATGTCTTAGATCTGAAATATTGCTCACCCCCACCGTGACCTATGTAGATGAACGTGCTGGAGTTCGTGATCATTCTGACGAATTCATCCTCTTCTGGCTTTGAGCCAGTTACTATCCGTGTTGAACCCAAGTCGCAACAAAGTCTGGTAAAATGTTCTTTAAAGCGCAGTTCAGTCCTGGTCAAGTCCCCATGCGGGTTTAAAACAATGGAAAGTCTGCTGTCTAGGTTAATCTTTGGAGAGATCTCTCCTCTGAATTTAGTTAGTAGCTCGTGAAGGAAATTTATGGATGGTACGCGGCTCACAGAAGCATCGGAAAATATACTGAGAGATTCCCATGGAACCAAACTGCATTCGGAGCTTATTACCAGAAACGTGTGTCCTAACCTTGGCGCCTCTGGTGCCTTGGCATGATAGTCGTGAATTAGTTCCTCAAGTTGAATATGTATGAGATGAACGTCAATCTCATCATAGGCATTTTCTTCGCCATGGAAAAGCAATATGTCAAAGATGAAGTATATCAAGTCCTCCATGAATTCCACCTTCTTTTCGTGAGGAAGGGCATCCCAATCCACCTTTAAAAATAACTCTAATATGAAATCGTCCACCTGTAAGAACATAGACGGGTTTCCATACTGTCTTCTTGTTGGAAGATTTTGTTGTAAAACCTTTTGAAATCCTAATTTGAATAGTGCAAAGTGGTTTTTATCGAGCTGTTTTTGGCTGAAGAAACCGCAGAATCCACATATCCAAGAGTCTTCAATGCGGCGCATCAAGTCACACATCCTTTTATCTAGACTATACCTTTCCTCCCACCACTCACGACGGTCTTCCTTGGTTTTTATGACACTAGTTACCTCGATAGACGTCGTTCTATTATTTTTCTCTATTATATCATTCAATTCTTCCATCAGGAGTGCAAAAGTCAATGTTTCTTGGGACAGGTCTCTTGATTCGTGTCTGTTTAGCGGTAAACGAAGATGAAAGTGTTTACCCGTTGTGGATACAACCTTTGAGAGCAATAAATCGCCGTTATATTTGCAGATATCAACAGATATCGCTTGGAATGGTTCATCCCAGGAGTTAAAGTTTGTTTGGATTCCATCTACTTTCTGTTGAACTGTAAAAAAGGGAGTGCACATGCTTTTTACTTCCATTGGCATAAAGGAGCCATATACCTCATTGCCCATGCGCGAGAACATTTTATCATAATACATCGGCATATATTTCGGGAGCTCGGCCATGGTGAAACGCTTAATAAGAGCGTGTCGAAAATCGGTCTTCGATGATATATTGGATAAAAAGGATAATGATAGAGAGTAGAGGCACGATGTCTTCGAAACCTCATGATTTTGCATCTCGTCGAGGTTCACAGATTCAATAAGCCGTTTAATCATCTGTAGATTGTTTATAGCATTAGACCTATCGAACTTCTGTCGTAAACATTTCCCACGGGGAGTGAGAGAAGACGGCCTTGGAGAATGGTAAGGAGATCCCGCTGGTGACCACACATTTGATACCGCAGGTCTGATTTCTTCCACTTTTGGAGAGAAACAAGAAGGTATCGCAATTACAGACTCGCACATATTGCTGAAAAAGGGATCTAATTCCATTTGTTTCAGTATCCTTAGATAAAGTTCGTTACTCTTATTCACATCGCTCAGAGCTTTGAGTTGTGGTTGTTCCCTGGTGTTTTCTATTACTATACCCAACCTTAA
Proteins encoded in this window:
- a CDS encoding flavin reductase family protein (NOHBY111; No homolog in Saccharomyces cerevisiae; Syntenic homolog of Kluyveromyces lactis KLLA0D15103g), producing MLSRSVITLQRDALRQYYSHYVTQQKFKETMSRISNQVMILTTSSMKGVTLGSATSLALQPRPMIQFNLQLPSFTSQELHKRRKFALHLMAPTEQSVKLARLFSKGAIRRPDSGVMPTRPFEALAAGADFALHKTSASTGGSLEPVVEDEILDHGLDKPALGARTVELPVLASAERVLICECIRCFRVGDHEIWVGMVEEILSPANNAPNSAVTGGLMYCNRQFFKIGSPIE
- the RRG8 gene encoding Rrg8p (Syntenic homolog of Saccharomyces cerevisiae YPR116W (RRG8)); this encodes MPRSVPDMSELLVKGVKHVYGRKMRKTRPTLPNVESPLVTHFHRWAGKRIRLSFLAAELGTREGQHILPDWNLRGNLFAGLLAAPMRWDRLGNLRVPKSFLMQTKARALEAPSDGKLVKIISVVEERGPGSSSYVPQSKAALQRAKQAMFVPVALQQSDMRYFSSEEIAVDKDTLLAEYSAQLISKVKEGLEVLLSMSGTSHERVELEDWDVVVTYDPDNANDIELRKCKGIPGDPVVIILNMGCLKCTELEELVNLRLRNHEYGLVLKVLKNERLLKFMYRLITFSR